A single region of the Chitinophaga niabensis genome encodes:
- a CDS encoding FtsB family cell division protein, with protein MLVFQYPDTKSAFVNMDMLKRFKKVPAILRNKFIVGGVLFVVWLLFVDRNNVFTQFTLSSEESKLEDQKAFYKQEIDRARQDQFELLSSPEKLEKFAREQYRMKKEDEDLFIIPEPKAKID; from the coding sequence GTGCTGGTCTTCCAGTACCCGGATACCAAATCAGCCTTTGTGAATATGGATATGTTGAAGCGTTTTAAAAAAGTACCTGCCATCCTGCGCAATAAGTTCATTGTAGGCGGGGTGCTTTTTGTGGTCTGGTTACTTTTTGTGGACCGGAACAACGTTTTCACCCAATTCACCTTAAGTTCTGAAGAGAGCAAACTGGAGGATCAAAAGGCGTTTTACAAGCAGGAAATAGACAGGGCACGCCAGGACCAGTTCGAATTATTGTCCAGCCCCGAAAAACTGGAGAAATTTGCCCGGGAGCAGTACCGGATGAAAAAAGAGGATGAGGATCTGTTCATTATCCCCGAGCCCAAGGCCAAAATCGACTAA
- the eno gene encoding phosphopyruvate hydratase has product MSIISEIHARQILDSRGNPTVEVDVTTEDGHVGRAAVPSGASTGKHEAVELRDNDKGVYLGKGVIKAVTNVNEVIADELIGWDISDQAGVDKVLIDLDGTENKAKLGANATLAVSMAVAKAAAEAFSLPLYRYLGGVNATTLPLPLMNIVNGGAHADNKIDFQEFMIVPVGADTFSEGLRWGVEIFHHLKSVLKKKGYSTNVGDEGGFAPEIQSNEEAIETVLQAIEAAGYKPGSQIGIALDAASSEMYNDKDNTYKFYKSTQKIISSDELVAYWTEWSKKYPIVSIEDGMAEDDWNGWKKLTESIGANVQLVGDDLFVTNVKRLKQGIDQNIANSILVKVNQIGTITETINAVSMAQKAGYTSIMSHRSGETEDTTIADLAVALNCGQIKTGSASRTDRMAKYNQLLRIEELLDTSAYYPKNSIKFGKK; this is encoded by the coding sequence ATGAGTATCATTTCAGAGATCCACGCCAGACAGATTTTAGATAGCCGTGGAAATCCAACGGTTGAGGTTGATGTAACTACAGAAGATGGCCATGTAGGAAGGGCCGCCGTTCCATCCGGAGCTTCTACCGGCAAACACGAAGCTGTTGAACTCCGCGATAATGATAAAGGCGTGTACTTAGGCAAAGGTGTGATCAAAGCTGTGACGAATGTTAATGAAGTGATCGCTGACGAACTGATTGGCTGGGATATCAGCGACCAGGCTGGTGTTGATAAGGTGCTGATTGATCTGGATGGTACTGAAAATAAAGCCAAACTGGGTGCCAACGCAACTTTGGCGGTTAGTATGGCAGTTGCGAAAGCAGCAGCAGAAGCATTTAGCTTACCCCTGTACCGTTACCTGGGTGGCGTAAACGCTACCACCTTACCTTTACCTTTAATGAACATCGTGAACGGCGGTGCGCATGCTGATAACAAGATCGACTTCCAGGAATTCATGATCGTGCCGGTTGGTGCGGACACTTTCTCTGAAGGTCTCCGTTGGGGCGTGGAAATTTTCCACCACCTGAAATCTGTACTGAAAAAGAAAGGTTACAGCACTAACGTTGGGGATGAAGGAGGTTTTGCACCTGAGATCCAAAGCAACGAAGAAGCGATCGAAACTGTACTGCAGGCTATCGAAGCAGCTGGTTACAAACCAGGTTCCCAGATCGGCATTGCCCTGGATGCTGCAAGCAGCGAGATGTACAACGATAAAGACAACACTTACAAGTTCTATAAGAGCACCCAGAAGATCATCAGCAGTGATGAACTGGTAGCTTACTGGACAGAGTGGTCCAAGAAATACCCCATCGTTTCCATAGAAGATGGTATGGCTGAAGATGATTGGAACGGCTGGAAAAAACTGACTGAATCTATCGGCGCTAATGTACAGCTGGTGGGTGACGACCTGTTCGTAACCAATGTAAAACGCCTGAAACAAGGTATTGATCAGAACATTGCGAACAGCATCCTGGTAAAAGTGAACCAGATCGGTACTATCACTGAAACCATCAATGCGGTTTCCATGGCACAAAAGGCTGGTTATACTTCCATTATGAGCCACCGTTCCGGAGAAACTGAGGACACAACGATTGCAGACCTTGCAGTAGCCCTGAACTGCGGTCAGATCAAAACCGGTTCTGCCAGCCGTACAGACCGTATGGCTAAGTACAACCAACTTTTGAGGATAGAAGAACTGCTGGATACCAGTGCTTATTATCCGAAAAATTCAATTAAATTTGGTAAGAAGTAA
- the gldA gene encoding gliding motility-associated ABC transporter ATP-binding subunit GldA, which yields MSILVTELSKLYGQQKAVDGISFELQKGEIVGFLGPNGAGKSTTMKIITGYLPPSEGQVSVCGFDVVKAPMEVRKRVGYLPEANPLYPDMYIREFLEFMAGMHKLGKTAGARITEMIGLTGLSPEKHKKIGALSKGYKQRVGLAQALLHDPEILILDEPTSGLDPNQLAEIRNLIRNLGENKTVMLSTHIMQEVEAMCSRVIIINKGSIIADGPLSSLQQGSQGYIQVTFGEAVAVEELEQLPGVSRAVAAEGHIWRLYTTDAETVRKNLLQFSLINNRNILSLQSNSQSLEDVFKELTN from the coding sequence ATGTCCATCCTTGTAACAGAACTTAGTAAGCTGTATGGCCAGCAAAAAGCAGTGGACGGCATCTCTTTTGAGTTGCAGAAAGGGGAGATTGTGGGCTTTTTAGGTCCTAATGGCGCCGGAAAATCCACTACCATGAAGATCATTACCGGTTACCTCCCTCCCAGTGAAGGACAGGTAAGCGTTTGCGGTTTTGATGTTGTGAAAGCGCCTATGGAAGTGAGGAAGCGCGTGGGTTACCTCCCGGAAGCCAATCCCCTTTACCCGGACATGTATATCCGGGAGTTCCTGGAGTTCATGGCGGGCATGCACAAGCTGGGAAAAACCGCTGGTGCCCGCATCACAGAAATGATAGGCCTGACGGGGCTTAGCCCGGAAAAGCATAAAAAGATAGGAGCCCTGTCTAAAGGTTACAAACAACGTGTGGGCCTGGCGCAGGCGCTTTTGCATGATCCGGAGATCCTGATCCTGGATGAACCCACTTCCGGGCTGGACCCCAACCAGTTAGCGGAGATCCGGAACCTGATCAGGAACCTCGGGGAGAATAAAACGGTGATGTTATCCACCCATATTATGCAGGAAGTGGAAGCAATGTGCAGCAGGGTGATCATTATTAATAAGGGCAGCATTATAGCAGACGGGCCGCTGAGTTCCCTGCAGCAGGGTTCGCAGGGTTATATTCAGGTTACTTTTGGGGAAGCTGTTGCGGTGGAAGAGCTGGAACAATTACCCGGCGTATCCCGTGCAGTGGCTGCTGAGGGTCATATCTGGCGATTATACACTACGGATGCAGAAACCGTCCGCAAAAACCTGCTTCAATTCTCTTTGATTAATAACCGGAACATCCTTTCTTTGCAGAGCAATTCGCAAAGCCTGGAAGATGTGTTTAAGGAGTTGACAAATTAG
- a CDS encoding kinetochore Spc7 family protein, which translates to MTNFLRKALGIFVEFDPDASQTGKPGGDSLAQKFPLSGPKTVTANITAEELDKFELHFSRLFESSNLPGPDYFEFWKMMETLEAHVPNEKARIGAVFATLSIQGLTKDKLLETATLYKGMVEKDRDEFDKAADDKAKQEIQGRVQQITDLEKKIAEHSQQIQQLTLEITSAQNSMKELKGQVSEQEQKIASSRKGYDVACQAMITKIQSDIQTIQTTL; encoded by the coding sequence ATGACAAACTTTCTTAGGAAAGCGTTGGGCATTTTCGTTGAATTTGATCCCGATGCTTCACAAACTGGCAAGCCCGGAGGGGATTCCCTTGCCCAAAAATTCCCGCTGAGCGGCCCTAAAACCGTCACCGCGAATATCACGGCCGAAGAACTCGACAAATTTGAGTTACACTTCTCCCGGTTATTTGAAAGCAGCAATCTGCCCGGACCCGATTATTTCGAGTTCTGGAAAATGATGGAAACGCTGGAAGCACACGTGCCAAACGAAAAAGCACGTATAGGGGCGGTTTTTGCCACCCTTAGCATCCAGGGCCTCACAAAGGATAAACTGCTGGAAACCGCTACCCTGTATAAAGGCATGGTGGAAAAAGACCGGGATGAATTCGACAAAGCCGCTGATGATAAAGCGAAACAGGAGATCCAGGGAAGGGTACAGCAAATTACTGACCTGGAAAAAAAGATCGCTGAACACTCGCAGCAGATCCAGCAGCTCACGCTGGAAATTACCAGCGCCCAAAACAGTATGAAAGAACTGAAAGGCCAGGTATCCGAACAGGAACAAAAGATCGCCAGCAGCCGGAAAGGTTATGATGTAGCCTGCCAGGCCATGATCACTAAAATTCAGTCAGACATTCAAACCATTCAAACAACCCTTTAA
- a CDS encoding OmpA family protein — protein MAIKVKPGGKVLGIVLLLGAIYAGKVLWWDKRPQEAKAAAEIGKVALPDAPEASLSGNAAKLPLPGAEESANGGTRISWKIMAWNSQFPLMYANGGPKTTKGSLVDKANLQIEVVRQDDCNKSIADVVKFAQDYRSNPNTPGVFASFMGDGMPMFFAALAKELEPLGPEYQPIAFYTMGKSYGEDKLMGPAEWKIDPKNALGKTVSCVMRDGDMNILVKWAGDNGLRVNPDETTYDRNAINLIAANDFLDAANKYIAGYTEGRKLVVNGRKIAKDTTVGVDGVATWTPGDVNIAQKKGGLINIATTREYASQMPNISITIKKFANDHRTDIENLIMALAQAGDQVRSFTDAKQFAADISAKVYNEQNGAYWLKYYNGVEEKDAQGINLALGGSMAFNLADAANMFGLGDDKLDRYKIVYGTFGDILVKMYPELVPTYPVYNKVVDKSFLASVVSNHPELLTGTAIKEQYAPEITKEVSSKSVQVQFETGSAVIRSESYAILDEILKSAVVAEGLKLGIYGHTDNVGNEAANLKLSNERAASVKTYLLSKGLAAARLESKGFGASKPLVDNGTAEGRAQNRRVQIVLGN, from the coding sequence ATGGCAATTAAAGTAAAACCAGGCGGTAAAGTACTGGGTATCGTTCTCCTCCTCGGAGCAATCTATGCAGGTAAAGTATTATGGTGGGACAAGCGCCCCCAGGAAGCAAAAGCTGCTGCCGAAATTGGTAAAGTTGCTTTACCGGATGCTCCTGAAGCTTCTTTAAGCGGCAACGCGGCAAAACTGCCACTCCCCGGAGCAGAAGAATCTGCAAATGGCGGAACCAGGATCAGCTGGAAGATCATGGCCTGGAACTCCCAGTTCCCATTGATGTATGCCAACGGTGGCCCGAAAACCACCAAAGGCTCCCTGGTAGATAAAGCAAACCTGCAGATCGAAGTGGTCCGCCAGGACGATTGTAATAAATCCATTGCAGACGTAGTGAAGTTTGCACAGGACTATAGATCAAACCCTAACACCCCCGGCGTGTTCGCTTCCTTCATGGGAGACGGTATGCCCATGTTCTTCGCCGCACTGGCCAAAGAACTGGAACCCCTGGGGCCTGAATACCAACCCATCGCTTTCTACACCATGGGTAAAAGTTATGGTGAAGACAAACTGATGGGCCCCGCAGAATGGAAGATAGATCCTAAGAACGCATTGGGTAAAACAGTATCCTGCGTAATGAGGGACGGTGATATGAACATCCTCGTGAAATGGGCCGGGGATAATGGCCTGCGCGTAAACCCGGATGAAACCACTTATGATCGCAACGCCATCAACCTGATCGCTGCGAACGATTTCCTCGATGCCGCCAATAAATACATTGCCGGTTACACAGAAGGCCGCAAGCTCGTAGTGAATGGCAGGAAGATTGCCAAAGACACCACAGTTGGTGTAGACGGTGTTGCCACCTGGACGCCGGGCGACGTAAACATTGCCCAAAAGAAAGGAGGGTTGATCAATATCGCCACTACAAGAGAGTACGCTTCCCAGATGCCGAACATCTCCATCACCATTAAGAAGTTCGCCAATGACCACCGTACGGACATTGAGAACCTGATCATGGCACTCGCACAAGCCGGAGACCAGGTACGTTCTTTCACAGATGCCAAGCAATTTGCGGCAGACATTTCTGCGAAAGTATACAACGAACAGAATGGTGCATACTGGCTGAAATACTATAACGGTGTGGAAGAAAAAGACGCGCAGGGCATCAACCTTGCACTGGGGGGCTCTATGGCCTTCAACTTAGCAGACGCTGCCAACATGTTTGGCCTTGGCGATGATAAGCTGGACCGTTACAAGATCGTATACGGCACCTTCGGTGACATCCTCGTAAAGATGTATCCTGAACTGGTACCAACATACCCTGTATACAACAAGGTGGTAGATAAATCCTTCCTGGCTTCCGTAGTGAGCAATCACCCGGAACTGCTCACTGGTACTGCCATCAAAGAGCAATACGCTCCTGAGATCACTAAGGAAGTATCTTCCAAATCCGTACAGGTACAGTTTGAAACCGGCAGTGCCGTGATCAGATCTGAATCTTACGCCATCCTGGACGAGATCCTGAAAAGCGCCGTGGTAGCAGAAGGGCTGAAACTTGGTATCTATGGTCACACAGATAACGTAGGTAACGAAGCCGCTAACCTCAAGCTCTCCAACGAACGTGCAGCATCTGTAAAAACGTACCTCTTAAGCAAAGGTTTAGCTGCTGCCCGCCTGGAATCCAAAGGTTTTGGTGCATCCAAACCATTGGTGGACAACGGAACTGCTGAAGGCCGCGCACAAAACCGCCGCGTACAGATCGTATTGGGTAACTAA
- a CDS encoding ABC transporter permease gives MDKIKAFFEPLRILDKRAMMLLMIAEVIMAVLIWQLSGGGLIPTPAKVFTAIGTIFTYPDFIDNLFASLTLTIKGMFFSIVIALFISYLSIVPVFQPVARFIVKCRYLTLTGLIFLFTLLTSNGHQLKLSLLIFGIVPFFVTSLLSVIANINKQEFELCTTLRMNKWQQLWEVIIVGRLDQVFEVMRQNFAIAWLMITSVEGLSMSEGGLGVMLIKANKYVQLDIVFATLVIIFALGIFFDFILGLFRHWLFPYTKLETR, from the coding sequence ATGGATAAAATAAAAGCATTTTTTGAACCGCTCCGTATACTGGACAAACGTGCCATGATGTTGCTCATGATCGCAGAAGTGATCATGGCAGTATTGATCTGGCAGTTGAGTGGGGGTGGCCTGATACCAACGCCTGCAAAGGTGTTCACAGCTATCGGCACCATTTTTACCTATCCGGATTTCATAGATAACCTCTTTGCAAGTCTTACGCTCACCATTAAGGGAATGTTCTTCTCCATAGTGATCGCACTGTTCATCAGTTATCTGTCTATCGTGCCCGTGTTTCAGCCTGTAGCACGTTTCATCGTAAAGTGCCGGTACCTGACATTGACCGGTCTCATCTTCCTGTTCACACTGCTTACCAGCAACGGTCATCAGTTAAAGCTGAGCCTGCTGATCTTTGGTATCGTTCCCTTTTTCGTTACCTCTTTGCTGTCTGTGATAGCGAACATCAACAAACAGGAATTTGAACTATGCACCACCTTAAGGATGAACAAATGGCAGCAGTTATGGGAAGTGATCATTGTGGGCCGCCTCGATCAGGTATTTGAAGTAATGCGCCAGAACTTTGCCATCGCATGGCTGATGATCACATCTGTAGAAGGTTTGAGCATGAGCGAAGGCGGTTTGGGCGTAATGCTCATCAAAGCAAATAAATATGTGCAGCTGGATATCGTGTTCGCCACACTCGTGATCATCTTTGCATTAGGTATCTTTTTTGACTTTATACTGGGCCTTTTCCGGCACTGGTTATTTCCTTACACTAAACTGGAAACCCGCTGA
- a CDS encoding ABC transporter ATP-binding protein, producing the protein MNTYSKNKVLLSAENIHLQYGEKKILRDINFNIRDIQREGVEQGQVVALIGRSGIGKTQLFKTLSGLIKPTEGMVRIGEDQHPVKAGEVGIVPQNYILFNHRTIYQNLRIGLDNGEVKLTEDEKRRIIADYANTFELTEHLKKYPAQLSGGQRQRVSIIQQVLTGNKFILLDEPFSGLDILMVDRVIKLLLKVSTLSEQNTLIIVSHDIENATAVADTVWVLGNGDGKPGATIKKEYDLCEMGLAWKPEIRTDRKFVELIDEIKQQL; encoded by the coding sequence ATGAACACATACTCAAAGAACAAAGTATTGCTGAGCGCCGAGAACATCCACCTGCAATACGGAGAGAAAAAGATCCTGCGCGATATCAATTTCAACATCAGGGACATTCAGCGCGAAGGTGTGGAACAAGGCCAGGTAGTAGCTTTGATAGGAAGGAGCGGGATTGGTAAAACACAGCTGTTTAAAACCCTTTCGGGCTTGATCAAACCAACGGAAGGCATGGTAAGGATCGGCGAAGACCAGCATCCCGTGAAAGCAGGCGAGGTAGGTATCGTACCGCAGAATTACATTCTTTTCAATCACCGCACCATTTACCAGAACCTCAGGATAGGCCTGGATAACGGGGAAGTGAAGCTCACCGAAGATGAAAAGCGCCGCATTATAGCGGATTACGCAAACACCTTTGAACTCACGGAGCATCTTAAAAAGTATCCTGCACAGCTCAGCGGTGGCCAGCGTCAGCGTGTAAGCATCATCCAGCAGGTACTTACCGGCAACAAGTTCATTTTATTGGATGAGCCCTTCTCCGGTCTGGACATCCTGATGGTGGATCGCGTGATCAAACTGCTGTTAAAGGTTTCAACGCTGAGTGAGCAAAACACCCTCATCATCGTGAGCCATGATATCGAAAACGCTACGGCTGTTGCGGACACTGTTTGGGTGCTGGGCAACGGGGACGGCAAACCCGGGGCTACCATAAAAAAAGAATACGACCTGTGCGAGATGGGTCTGGCCTGGAAGCCGGAGATCCGCACAGATCGTAAGTTTGTCGAATTGATCGACGAAATTAAGCAACAGTTGTAG
- a CDS encoding DUF4332 domain-containing protein, producing MSYPIHEIQGIGPNYASKLLGIGINTVAKLLEDGATRTGRLKLTETTGIPESLILTWVNHADLMRINGIGDQFAELLEAAGVDTVKELRNRVPENLHARVTEVNAVKNLSGRVPTLNELTQMIEQAKDLEPVVTY from the coding sequence ATGAGTTATCCGATACATGAGATCCAGGGCATTGGGCCTAATTATGCAAGTAAGCTGTTAGGTATTGGTATTAATACCGTAGCTAAATTATTAGAGGATGGGGCTACCCGTACGGGCAGGTTGAAATTGACGGAGACAACGGGGATTCCGGAGTCTTTGATCCTTACCTGGGTGAACCATGCTGATCTGATGCGGATCAATGGCATCGGGGATCAGTTTGCGGAGTTATTGGAGGCTGCGGGGGTTGATACGGTGAAAGAGTTGAGGAACCGGGTGCCGGAGAATTTGCATGCAAGGGTTACAGAGGTGAATGCGGTGAAGAATTTGAGTGGCAGGGTGCCTACTTTGAATGAGTTGACGCAGATGATTGAGCAGGCGAAGGATTTGGAGCCGGTTGTTACGTACTAG
- a CDS encoding peptidoglycan DD-metalloendopeptidase family protein produces the protein MKRTIAFLLLLPQLLQAQGLAEKHYPKGYFRNPLNIPIELAGNFGELRPNHFHSGLDLKTQQRENLPVHAAADGYVSRVGVSHLGFGNVLYITHPNGYTTVYAHLNRFYPLVEEYVKRKQYEQESWASDIVLPPNLFPVKKGEFVAWSGNTGGSAGPHLHFEIRDTQTEKPLNPMLFGFSIPDTRAPEIQRIVIYDRNKSLYEQSPIVVPVKNTKEGYVATRPLVKVATDKVGLGLSALDRQSNSANPNGIYEAMIIQNGQVDCGFQLDNIGYDETRYLNAHIDYKMKKGGGPYVQLLFALPGNDLDIYQDVSGNGIINLSDKQPHPLTIRVTDAYGNASNVQITLQQEGNSTAEPVCANKMYADSRNIFENNQVEFYLEEGSLYDEICFRYLEIPNATAYSSTYRLHTALVPVHYSFGLRIKPNRPVSAALQNKMIIVRKGLGESVSATTFEDGWYKGTFRDLGDFYLTTDTEAPRIAALGGIKQGANLSKAGRIAFSMNDASGIKSYRAELDGKWIMFSRRSNVLSYTFDEHCQPGNHTLTLTVTDIANNESTYTLTFKR, from the coding sequence ATGAAAAGAACGATCGCATTCTTGCTCTTGCTGCCCCAACTCCTGCAGGCACAAGGGTTGGCGGAAAAGCATTATCCCAAAGGATATTTCAGGAATCCGCTGAACATACCAATAGAACTGGCCGGCAATTTCGGGGAACTCCGCCCCAACCACTTCCACTCCGGATTAGACCTCAAAACACAACAACGGGAAAACCTCCCCGTACACGCAGCCGCAGATGGCTACGTAAGCAGAGTAGGCGTTTCCCATCTTGGCTTCGGGAATGTATTATACATCACTCACCCCAATGGCTACACTACCGTCTACGCACACCTCAACAGGTTCTACCCGCTGGTGGAAGAATACGTGAAAAGAAAGCAATACGAGCAGGAAAGCTGGGCGTCAGACATTGTGCTGCCCCCGAACCTTTTCCCTGTTAAAAAAGGCGAATTCGTAGCCTGGAGTGGAAATACAGGAGGTTCTGCCGGTCCGCACCTGCACTTCGAGATCCGCGATACCCAAACCGAAAAACCCCTCAATCCCATGCTTTTCGGTTTCAGCATTCCGGATACCCGTGCCCCGGAGATCCAAAGGATCGTTATCTATGATCGGAATAAAAGCCTGTATGAACAATCCCCCATAGTTGTTCCCGTAAAGAACACAAAAGAAGGATATGTTGCCACCCGCCCCCTCGTGAAAGTAGCCACAGATAAGGTGGGCCTTGGCCTCAGCGCGCTGGACAGGCAAAGCAATTCCGCCAATCCCAACGGCATCTACGAAGCCATGATCATCCAAAATGGCCAGGTAGACTGCGGTTTTCAGCTCGATAATATCGGTTACGACGAAACCCGCTACCTCAATGCCCATATTGATTATAAGATGAAAAAAGGCGGCGGCCCATACGTACAGCTGTTGTTTGCGCTCCCCGGAAATGATCTCGATATCTACCAGGACGTATCCGGCAACGGTATTATCAATCTCTCCGATAAACAACCCCATCCCTTAACCATTCGCGTAACAGACGCTTACGGAAACGCCAGCAATGTGCAGATCACTTTGCAGCAGGAAGGGAACTCCACTGCAGAACCCGTTTGTGCCAATAAGATGTACGCAGATTCAAGGAATATATTTGAAAATAATCAGGTAGAATTTTATCTTGAGGAGGGATCTTTATATGATGAAATCTGTTTCCGGTATCTCGAAATTCCCAACGCCACAGCCTATTCCAGCACTTATCGCCTGCACACGGCACTGGTGCCTGTTCATTATAGCTTTGGACTAAGGATCAAACCAAACCGCCCGGTTTCCGCAGCACTGCAAAATAAAATGATAATCGTGCGTAAAGGTTTGGGAGAAAGCGTTTCAGCTACTACCTTTGAGGACGGATGGTATAAAGGAACGTTCCGCGATCTCGGAGATTTTTATCTTACCACAGATACGGAAGCACCAAGGATCGCAGCCCTCGGCGGTATCAAACAGGGTGCGAACCTTTCCAAAGCCGGCAGGATAGCGTTCTCCATGAACGATGCCAGCGGCATCAAATCTTACCGTGCAGAATTAGATGGCAAGTGGATAATGTTTTCCCGCCGCAGCAATGTTTTATCGTATACCTTTGATGAACATTGCCAGCCCGGAAATCATACTTTGACCCTGACGGTAACGGATATCGCCAACAACGAATCGACTTACACATTGACCTTTAAACGATAA
- the bcp gene encoding thioredoxin-dependent thiol peroxidase has translation MTHLKEGDIAPSFTAIDQHGQSVSLADFKGKKVILYFYPHDMTPGCTTQACNLRDHHSRLLSKGYVVLGVSEDDEKSHKKFADEYDLPFSLLVDESHAILNDYGVWGEKEFMGRTFDGTHRTTFLIDEEGVIAHIIHKPNNGDHAAEIIELWEGDGAEFKTEPAEEATAPAEAADQISPVEKAVRAFTPKPHPVPKVEEEAAEPTAAAAPAPKPKAKRVAKPKAKPAAPAAKVEESPAAAPKAKAKPAAKKAAAKPAAKKAAAKPAAKKAAAKPAAKKAAAKTAPKAKAKPAAKKAVPKAKAKTAPKKAAPKKAVAKKAAPKAKAKVAPKKATPKKAAAKKAAPKKAVAKKIAPKAKAKVAPKKAAPKKAAAKKAAPKKAVAKKAAPKAKAKVAAKKAAPKKAVPKAKAKAAPKKAAAKKGKKK, from the coding sequence ATGACACATCTTAAAGAAGGGGATATAGCACCTTCATTCACAGCCATTGATCAGCACGGTCAAAGCGTATCGCTTGCTGATTTTAAAGGAAAGAAAGTGATCCTGTACTTCTATCCGCACGATATGACCCCAGGCTGCACTACCCAGGCCTGTAATCTGCGGGATCACCACAGCCGCCTACTCAGCAAAGGCTACGTAGTACTGGGCGTGAGCGAAGATGACGAAAAAAGCCACAAGAAATTCGCAGACGAATACGATCTGCCTTTCTCATTATTAGTGGACGAAAGCCACGCCATCCTCAACGACTATGGCGTTTGGGGCGAAAAAGAATTCATGGGCCGCACCTTCGATGGCACCCACCGCACCACTTTCCTCATAGATGAAGAAGGAGTGATCGCACACATCATCCACAAACCAAACAATGGCGACCATGCCGCAGAAATAATCGAACTCTGGGAAGGCGATGGCGCTGAATTCAAAACAGAACCCGCTGAAGAAGCTACCGCTCCCGCAGAAGCTGCAGACCAGATCTCTCCCGTAGAAAAAGCTGTTCGCGCCTTTACGCCAAAACCACACCCGGTTCCAAAAGTAGAAGAGGAAGCAGCAGAACCTACTGCCGCCGCCGCTCCCGCTCCGAAGCCCAAAGCTAAACGTGTGGCTAAACCTAAAGCAAAACCAGCTGCTCCTGCTGCTAAAGTAGAAGAATCACCAGCCGCTGCCCCTAAAGCAAAAGCCAAACCCGCAGCTAAGAAAGCTGCCGCTAAACCTGCTGCTAAAAAGGCCGCTGCTAAACCAGCCGCTAAAAAAGCTGCTGCAAAACCCGCAGCCAAAAAAGCCGCCGCTAAAACTGCTCCAAAAGCAAAAGCTAAACCAGCCGCTAAAAAAGCAGTCCCTAAAGCAAAAGCTAAAACAGCTCCAAAGAAAGCCGCTCCTAAAAAAGCAGTAGCGAAAAAGGCAGCACCAAAAGCAAAAGCTAAAGTAGCACCCAAGAAAGCAACTCCTAAAAAGGCAGCAGCTAAGAAAGCCGCACCTAAAAAAGCAGTAGCGAAAAAGATAGCACCAAAAGCAAAAGCTAAGGTAGCACCAAAGAAAGCCGCTCCAAAAAAGGCAGCAGCTAAAAAGGCCGCACCTAAAAAAGCAGTAGCAAAGAAAGCAGCCCCTAAAGCAAAAGCTAAGGTAGCAGCCAAGAAAGCCGCTCCTAAAAAAGCCGTTCCAAAAGCAAAAGCCAAAGCAGCTCCAAAGAAAGCCGCCGCTAAAAAAGGGAAAAAGAAATAA